The Papaver somniferum cultivar HN1 chromosome 6, ASM357369v1, whole genome shotgun sequence genome segment GCTTTGTCAGAAATTTTACTTGTAAACAACACTTGTGGATTCAGTCAGGACCAGCTCTTTTATAATAGACAGATGATAACGATTTTAGCTAACTAATTGCTTGCTCAGTTTAGTGGTGATAATAACATTATTGAGAACTAACTAATTGGAGCACTAAAAAAGGATACAGAATTGTATTGAGAATAGTCCCACATGTTCTGCGAGAACTAGTCCAACTCTTCCATTAGCTTTTTCACACTTACGGAATCATCAAATTTCCCAGCTCTGGCATATATGTTGGAGAGTGTCACATAATCCCCAGGGTTTGATGATTCGAAACTAAATATAGATGCTCTGCAACTATCTTTCCCATGTCGATATTTTGGTGGGCAGGCATCTATTCAACATATATGCTGGAGCTGGAAGCTAAAATGCCCCTTGGCAGGCAGAGCATCTATTCAACATATAGAGCTGCTCTTGAGCTTGGCAGGCAGCACCTACCAGGATCAAACGGCGTTTTATTTATGACATCCATTGCGTCCTTGAATCTTCTAGAACGAGCAAACAAATCCACGACACATCCATCGCGATCTCTTATGGGAACAGTGCTGAATTCATGATTCATGCTATTGAAGAGGTGGAACCCTTGTCCAACAAGACCTGCATGGTTATAAGCTGTTAGTGCAAATGTGAAAGTAACTGAATTTGGGAAAATAGTTGATTGGTTCTGCATTGGTTGTACAAGCTCAAGATCAGCTCTTCCATGGCCATGAGTTCCATATGCGCCTATCATTGTGTTCCATAATACAACATTCTTGTGACTCATTTTTGTAAAAAAAAGCACAAGCATCTTTGACGAGCCCACAGTTGCAATACACATTGATAAATGCATTCCATACTGCAACCGCCGAACTGAAGTCATTTTTCACGAAGTGGGCATGAATTTGTTTCCCAGGAATTAGATCACACACGGGTAAAACAGTGGATAATGTAATCTCATTGTACTCAACTCCAATCAACTGTCACAAAACATTTAAGTGCTGCATCACCAATTTCAAGATGTGTGAAGCCGAAAATCGTTGGATTCCAAGTAACAACATCAGATTTATCCATTAACTCAAAAACATATCGCCTAAAGTGCCTTCCTAATTCAGCATACATGGTTGACAATGCAGGCTCAGGTGAAAAGAATAACACATCTCTTTCTAGACTTCTAATCTGCGTGAATTTCTCATCCATTTTCAGTATTCCCAAAAATCTGCACGACGCAATAGATGATATGGATAAGGAAAAACTCCTCCTTCACACATCATATCCCTGAAACATCCTCAAGGACACTTCATGTTTGCCAGTTCTTGAATAACCAGACATTAAGGTGATTCATAAGATAATATTAGGCTCTTTATTATGTTCAAATATCCTCAGAGCCTTGTCAAAGTGCCAATGCAGTGTGAATCCATGATGGTATTCCAAGAAATTAAATCAGGCTCAAACCTATTCCATTTCATGGAATGGAATAATTCGATACCCAGATCAGCAGACCTGTCACCAACATAGTCAGAAATCATCGAATTCCATGTCGACAACTCTTATTGTAACATTTGATCAAAAACCCGATGAGCATTTTAAACATCTCTGAATCTTGTATACATATTAATCAATGAAATACAGACCTCCGATATGTTTTCAGCACTCGAACTAAATTATATCAGTGTGAACTTCAATTCCTTTCTTTAAACACAAAGATTGAGCACACGCCTTCGTAACTTTCGGGAAGGCATATGAATCAGGTTTGACATCCAGCGATCGCATTAAGCAGTAGGTCTGCAAGGACTGCATATAAATTCCGTTTCTCAAATGGTACGCAAGAGTTGCAATCCACCCGAACACATTTGGTTCAGGCATTTTGTCGAATAGGTAATGCATCAATGAAAGATTGTCATAGTCTGGATACATCTGAACCTAACCCATGGACTATAATTTTTTGATGAACTTGATATCCTTGTTTCAGTGCATTCAAATTATGCAACATTGAATAAGACTAATCCATCGAGAAGGAGATGAAATACTATGGTTTTTGAAGATCGGTGAGATTCCATCTTAAGGGATCCATTTTTTTCATCCGATTTGAATTAGTTAGCTAAAGCTTTTATATGGATTTTGGCGGGTCAACACAAAGAAAGTTTGCGGGCGACCTCTTGGTTTCAACCTCCTCTTTGGATCAATTTCTGCGTTCATGCCCTCAACAGGCACCACTGTGACCTAAGacttgacttcaacaaggagaaAGGGAACAAATGAAAGCGGACCGTTGCCCGTTCGATATTTGTCTCGTCATAAACCTATGGGTAAAACTCAACTCTAAAGCCGGTCTACAAGTAGAGGGATCCCATTGACTTGTAAAATACCAATTAAATCCCATCTAAATAACGTGGGACTAAAGTCCCAACAACATTCAATTATAAGCTTGACTTGAAGAAAACAATACCAAAAACGTGGTTGAAGATACATGTTCAAGGTTAGCAAACAAAATTGCGAAAGAGCTTACAACACGAACCCAACAAACCTAACTAAACTAGTCAACGAAAGCACCAAGCCATCAAATACGGACGAAATACCCAACCAAAGAGTGTGTACATAACAAACCAACCTTATTGGTTGGTTTGAAATATACAAAAATTTTTTCCTAATCGAAAAAGGTTAAATCTTtattgagaagaaaagaaaaaaataacctCAAGCCAAGCAACAGGCCCAGAGACTAGTATACATTTACACGTTATAACTCATAACCACCTCCCAGTGAAAAATAAGTTATCTGAAACTTATACCTTTAAACCACCCATTCAAGGATCCGCACAGAAAAATAAATCTCTTTATCTCAATGATTATTGATTCCGTTTCCccgcctctttttttttttctatgacTCTCCAGTTATGCTCATACTAAATTCCTCATACCACAACAAAGTGAAGCACAGGCCAGACTTTGTGTAAGAAAAATAGTTCTTCTGGACCCGGCTTGTGTCAATTCTCAAAGAAAAAtagttccatatgtattgatgacAGGACAAAGCAACAACATGTGATTaacttcatcttcatatatatattaCAGAAGCAACAAGTTTCGTGTTGAATGTCACAAACCTTCCTAGTTAAATTCCTCACCGTTGGTATTGCATTATGTACTGTCATCCACACAGACAACTGAGCCTTTGAAAGGACATACTTTCTCCAAATAACTCTACCAACTTTGGATAAATGTCTTCTTTTCCATTTAGCTAATTTCTTGTTAAATTTTTTAATAATGCAATCTTACACCCTACTTTGTTTGACTGTTGATCCAAGTGGCAGGCCCAAATACTTGAGAGGTAGAGCTTCCATCTTGCAACTCAAAATTTTTGCAGTGTCGGCAGCCGTATTATCTGCTCCTATAATAATCACAGTGCTTTTTTCAAAGTTCACTCTCAGCCAGTTATTGCTTCATACACTTGTACTATGAGAAACAGATTTCCACAATTTTCTCTTTGGCATCTAAAAGATTATTGTGTCGTCAGCAAACTGTAGACGTGACACACTAATTTAAGAGTAAATATTGAAATCAGATATCATGTTTAATATTTCACCTTGTTGTAGAaagtttagttaaaatttatgcAACTAGAATGATTAAAAAAGATGAGAGAGAGTCTCATTGCCTCAATCCTTTTTGATGTCTGAACTTTTTGGTAGAGCTTCTATTGACAAGAATAGAAGGTTGTATAGATGACATGCACCAAAAATCCAATTTCTTCATTTTACACCAAAACCCGCTCCTTGAAGCAAACTGTCATCAATGCAGTGACAATTAACATTATCGAAGGCCTTTTTGGTGTCTAGTTTGCGGAGTATAACATGCACTTTTGACTTGATTCTTGCATCAGTGAGCTCTCTTGCTACCAATATATCATCTTTATTTGTTTACCCTtgataaaagtgatgagtgccaaatattgtataattttatccctttttgttggcatttaactcatcttttgtacagtaattctacattttatcccatattctgtattttcattgttttcaagaataaatatttttcttacttaattttgcatttttaggtaataaataaagtctggatgacttgcggagcggaaaagagctgaagagtggtgaaaagccggaagaaattacgcaaggaagccgcaaagaatggagcgcacgtccaaaaagctaggaatgggctcaagaaggaagaattgttcttaaagaagatatgggcttggcatacccaaggcccaaaacccttacccaaacccattttctatatccatacccgcctccattctcagccgttagattggatccatctcatcatccaatggtcgcttcttcatcgttcatcaaaatctgaagtacctgcaaaacaccatagtgcctaaattccaagccttcagattatatcacatttagatcctacggtcgcttctttgcctgcgcatcaaatctcgatacttccgcttaacacttcaacacctaaccccatctagagccgttaacttcgttgtatcaagacatccgaaggtcgataccagcctcttcaggcggagccgtccgattcacctaccagcttcgattcCAGTGGCTTAGCTTCGCCAACATATAACTTTGATACGcccgctcaacactctaaaaacggataccctataccctaaactgtcgacccattcttctcctctttctttcttcttctcctccacccgacagttgcagagctgcaactgcaacacccattccgccaccatacctctgccacaaccacaccaccttctttatcatcaccaccacctaccgcacatggtaactttcaatcaacttcatcaacatcacatgATTTCAGtggcgtgtggaattgatgagaatgattgcatgttatcaatcgaagctagaaaaggcatgggaaggagcagtgaagtcagaggaaggatgggtcagcgattgattgaagaaattgcgccatcaaagtaagattttacgaaaccctaatttctcaatttttgggatttttatagaaaaccctaatttctgttaggagaagcaatgaattagttatgggttcaatttgtactgtcaaaaattaggtaaatcatatacctaatttcactgtttgaatttgggtatttttctataaaccctaaattgggtataaaagggaactgtgggtttgtgtgtgaggttttatgcctggaatagccggcgtccagaacttagttctgttaaatgttcattttgctgttcactgtttatccattttaatgttttgattttctccattttatgtcactgtgatgttgttatgaactccactgttgtgttatgtttgttctttgctgtcactcccatattcctgttatgttatgtttctgtaatgtttgtatcatgttctgtaatgttcttgttatgtatgttctaaacctcaaatgctaggactagatgaaaccatgaatcaataagatagtcttcatcatgtgcagctcttgtccaatgttgttaagcccttagactagttgtactttaatcagacaattagtactttggtaactattttagctgtgagtagaatatcccctaggttaatggtggattcaacatcctagtgttctttcatcactcatgtttactgttttgtgtgaatgttaggctaaagcctttagagcattgtgttgattgagcagtggggagaaactagtgctcactagtgactgtgagaaaactagttctcttcccactctagtagtatgcctaggctcaccttcaccatctcaccttcaccatctcccctgcccttggcttaggccttggtttacttccattgttcttgtagtttcattgtactgtcacatttacttcactattaccttgtgtttattgttttatcatccattgcctcattatttcactactatcttcatcactttcacaatcttttgtcactgctttgtttagtgcattgttgtttagttctttgctgtttagtcattgtcttgtttaattttcttcattgtctttaccttaggctaactgcctttgtattattgcctcactgccttcttcctctatctttgctgttttggcctagagccattgttgctcactgttacctgtctgtagaggtcacttcttttcttcttgaccaaaaactctctaagcccactgtccattgtttgtacaaactgaagcccggTTCACTAaggcaaagacccagttcaatccaaagatcaagcccagttcaattcacatcagaaaccaactgaacccaagttcatcccatcaaaaccactgaaatcccaactcattccaagggtattcataacccattagcactcaaaagcccattgattattcatagcccaataacaaattagagcccaaaatagctagagaactccaaacacacccagtctctgtggatcgacccgtacttgcacgagct includes the following:
- the LOC113291558 gene encoding pentatricopeptide repeat-containing protein At5g39350-like yields the protein MSHKNVVLWNTMIGAYGTHGHGRADLELVQPMQNQSTIFPNSVTFTFALTAYNHAGLVGQGFHLFNSMNHEFSTVPIRDRDGCVVDLFARSRRFKDAMDVINKTPFDPDACPPKYRHGKDSCRASIFSFESSNPGDYVTLSNIYARAGKFDDSVSVKKLMEELD